TCGGAAACAGAATCCCGAGGCCCAGATCGAAGCCGTCCATGATCACGTACATCATCACCCCGAAGGCAATGATCACACCCCAGATCAACGAGAGATCGATACCTTGAATACCCATGACTCAATGCTCCTTTATCAGTGGACCCGGGTCGCGGATTCGAGGTTGTCGGTAACCGCCGAAAGTGGCCGGCGCGGGGTCTGCAACGGGGTGCCTTCGGGCGGATGTTCGTGGTGCGGCTGCGGGCCCTTGCTTACCAGTTTCATCATGTAGCCGATGCCCACGGTGAACACCGAGCAGTAGATGACGACGAACAGCGCCAGCGAGGTGCTCATCTGCGCCACCGAGTGATGGGACGCGGCGTCATGGGTACGCATCAGGCCGTACACCACCCACGGCTGACGCCCGACTTCGGTGGTGATCCAGCCGGCAAGCAGCGCGATCAGACCGCTTGGCCCCATCAACAGCATCAGACGCTGAAAGCCGCGATGACGGTAGACCTTGCCGTTGCGCCGCAACGCCAGACCCAGCACACCGACCAGAATCATCAACATGCCGAGCCCGGCCATCACGCGGAAGCTCCAGAAAATCACGGTCGAGTTAGGCCGGTCTTCTTTCGGGAAGCTCTTGAGCGCCGGAATCTGCTTGTCGAGGCTGTGGGTGAGGATCAGGCTGCCGAGGTACGGAATCTCGATCGCATACTTGGTCTTCTCCGCCTGCATGTCCGGGATGCCGAACAGCACCAGCGGGGTTGGCCCGTTGTCAGCGTTTTCCCAGTGGCCTTCGATGGCGGCGATTTTTGCCGGTTGGTGTTCCAGGGTGTTCAAGCCATGGGCGTCACCGACCACCGCTTGAATCGGCGCCACGATCAGCGCCATCCACAGCGCCATGGAAAACATCTTGCGCACCGGTTTGCTGTCGTTGCCACGCAGCAAATGCCAGGCTGCCGAAGCGCCGACGAAGAACGCCGTAGCAACGAATGCGGCAATCGCCATGTGCGCCAGCCGGAACGGGAACGACGGGTTGAACACGATGGCCAGCCAGTCCATCGGCATCACCCGGCCGTCGACGATTTCAAAGCCTTGCGGGGTCTGCATCCAGCTGTTGGAGGCGAGAATCCAGAAAGTCGAGATCAGCGTGCCGATGGCGACCATCACCGTGGCAAAGAAGTGCAAGCCACGGCCCACTCGATTCCAGCCAAACAGCATCACCCCGAGGAACCCGGCCTCGAGGAAGAACGCCGTCAGCACTTCATAGGTCAGCAACGGCCCGGTGATGCTGCCGGCGAAGTCGGAAAACCCGCTCCAGTTGGTGCCGAACTGGTACGCCATGACCAGACCCGAGACCACGCCCATGCCGAAGTTGACGGCGAAGATCTTCGACCAGAAGTGGTAGAGATCGCGGTACGTGTCGTTACGGGTTTTCAGCCACAGGCCTTCGAGCACCGCCAGGAAACTCGCCAGGCCAATGGTGATCGCCGGGAAAATGATGTGGAACGAAACCGTGAACGCGAATTGAATTCGCGCCAGGTCCAGTGCCTCCAGGTTGAACATGATGATGTCCTCATCAAGGCTGAAAAGCGGCAGCACACGGCCGGGCCACCGCCAGGCGCGAACGCCTGCAGCCAGTCAAAATGCAAAAGGGTTGGATCGCGTGAGTCGGTCAGGCCACCGACGACGGAATCAGGTTGCTCGCCTCGGCCGCTTCGAGGCGGATCGCCACGAACTTGGAGGTCGGCGTGTAGGTGCGATCACCGTAGCTTTCCAGCGGCACCAGCGGATTGGTTTCCGGGTAGTACGCGGCAGCCTGCCCGGCCGGAATGTCGTAGGCGATCAGTGTGAAACCGCTGACCCGACGCTCGCGCTCGTCATCCCACAGCGCCACCAGATCGACCTTCTGCCCCGGTTCGAAACCGAGCCGGCGGATGTCCTGCTCGTTGGCGAACACCACGTCGCGCATGCCGTAGACCCCGCGATAACGGTCGTCGAGGCCGTACAGCGTGGTGTTGTACTGGTCGTGGGAGCGCATGGTTTGCAGGATCAAATGCGGTTTGACCGGCAGGTTGCGTACGCCTTCGCTGATCAGATGTTCGGGCAGCACGCACGGGGTGAACTGAGCCTTACCGGATTCGGTTTTCCAGACACGGTCGGAGGCGTCGTTACCGAGGTGGAAACCACCGGGGATCAGCAGCTTCTCGTTGAAATTGTCGAAGCCCGGAATTACGTCGGCAATGAGGTTGCGGATGCGTCCGTAGTCGCCCACCGCCCATTCCCAGTCGATCGGGTGCTTGCCCAACGTGGCGGCAGCGATCCCGGCAATGATCGCCGGCTCGGATTTCAGATGGGCCGACTTTGGCTTCAACTGGCCGAACGACAAGTGCACCATGCTGAAGGTGTCTTCCACGGTCACGCCTTGCGGGCCTTCGGCCTGCACGTCGATGTCGGTACGGCCGAGGCACGGCAGGATCAGTGCATCACGCCCGGTCACCAGATGGCTGCGGTTGAGCTTGGTCGAGATGTGCACGCTCAGG
This genomic window from Pseudomonas kribbensis contains:
- a CDS encoding cytochrome ubiquinol oxidase subunit I — its product is MFNLEALDLARIQFAFTVSFHIIFPAITIGLASFLAVLEGLWLKTRNDTYRDLYHFWSKIFAVNFGMGVVSGLVMAYQFGTNWSGFSDFAGSITGPLLTYEVLTAFFLEAGFLGVMLFGWNRVGRGLHFFATVMVAIGTLISTFWILASNSWMQTPQGFEIVDGRVMPMDWLAIVFNPSFPFRLAHMAIAAFVATAFFVGASAAWHLLRGNDSKPVRKMFSMALWMALIVAPIQAVVGDAHGLNTLEHQPAKIAAIEGHWENADNGPTPLVLFGIPDMQAEKTKYAIEIPYLGSLILTHSLDKQIPALKSFPKEDRPNSTVIFWSFRVMAGLGMLMILVGVLGLALRRNGKVYRHRGFQRLMLLMGPSGLIALLAGWITTEVGRQPWVVYGLMRTHDAASHHSVAQMSTSLALFVVIYCSVFTVGIGYMMKLVSKGPQPHHEHPPEGTPLQTPRRPLSAVTDNLESATRVH